A stretch of Helicobacter pylori oki112 DNA encodes these proteins:
- the estV gene encoding lipase EstV, whose product MAKRSIAYLDSVFDISYTFIDHHSPLNALFLHGWGSSKEIMQQAFQGCFLNYNHLYVDLPGFNQSPNDEKVLETKDYANIINLFLKSVDKKVHVVFGHSFGGKVAILCENERIVLLSSAGILEPKPLKVRCKILLAKIFKKSGLNLGFLRSKDAMGLNQAMYETFKKVISEDFSDHFKRCEKEVLLFWGKDDKATPLSSAQKMQTLLKRSALFVLEGDHFFFLNQAKEIEKLVENYHHAKS is encoded by the coding sequence ATGGCCAAACGCAGTATCGCTTATTTGGATAGCGTTTTTGACATTTCCTACACTTTTATAGACCACCATAGCCCTTTAAACGCCTTGTTTTTGCATGGCTGGGGGAGCTCTAAAGAAATCATGCAACAAGCGTTTCAAGGCTGTTTTTTAAATTACAACCATTTGTATGTGGATTTGCCCGGCTTCAATCAAAGCCCTAACGATGAAAAAGTTTTAGAGACTAAAGATTATGCTAATATCATCAATCTGTTCTTAAAAAGCGTGGATAAAAAAGTGCATGTCGTTTTTGGGCATAGCTTTGGAGGGAAAGTAGCGATCTTGTGCGAAAACGAACGCATTGTTTTATTGAGCAGCGCAGGGATCTTAGAGCCAAAACCCTTAAAAGTGCGTTGTAAAATCCTTTTAGCTAAAATCTTTAAAAAATCAGGCTTGAATTTAGGGTTTTTGAGGAGTAAGGACGCTATGGGGCTTAATCAAGCGATGTATGAAACCTTTAAAAAAGTAATTAGCGAAGACTTTAGCGATCATTTCAAACGATGCGAGAAAGAAGTTTTATTATTTTGGGGTAAAGATGATAAAGCAACCCCCTTAAGCTCCGCTCAAAAAATGCAAACCTTATTGAAAAGAAGCGCGTTATTCGTTTTAGAAGGGGATCATTTCTTTTTTTTAAACCAGGCAAAAGAGATTGAAAAACTAGTGGAGAATTATCATCATGCAAAGTCTTAG
- a CDS encoding D-alanine--D-alanine ligase → MEFCVLFGGASFEHEISIVSAIALKEVLKDRIKYFIFLDENHHFYLIEESNMHSKYFAQIKEKKLPPLILTHNGLLKNSFLGAKIIELPLVINLVHGGDGEDGKLASLLEFYRIAFIGPRIEASVLSYNKYLTKLYAKDLGVKTLDYVLLNEKNRANALNLIGFNFPFIIKPSNAGSSLGVSVVKEEKELIYALDGAFEYSKEVLIEPFIQGVKEYNLAGCKIKKDFCFSYIEEPNKQEFLDFKQKYLDFSRNKAPKANLSNALEEQLKENFKKLYNDLFDGALIRCDFFVIENEVYLNEINPIPGSLANYLFDDFKTTLENLAQSLPKTPKIQIKNSYLLQIQKNK, encoded by the coding sequence GTGGAATTTTGCGTTTTATTTGGTGGGGCGAGTTTTGAGCATGAAATCAGTATTGTGAGCGCGATCGCGCTTAAAGAAGTGCTAAAGGATAGGATTAAATATTTTATTTTTTTAGATGAAAACCATCATTTTTACTTGATTGAAGAATCTAACATGCATTCAAAATACTTCGCTCAAATCAAAGAAAAAAAATTACCCCCCCTAATCCTCACACACAATGGCTTGCTTAAAAACTCGTTTTTAGGCGCTAAAATTATAGAATTGCCTTTAGTGATTAATCTTGTGCATGGGGGCGATGGCGAAGACGGGAAATTAGCGAGCTTGTTAGAATTTTATCGTATCGCTTTTATAGGCCCTAGGATTGAAGCGAGCGTGTTGAGTTATAACAAATATTTAACCAAGCTTTATGCCAAAGACTTAGGGGTAAAGACTTTAGATTATGTTCTTTTGAATGAAAAAAACCGTGCTAACGCTCTGAATTTGATTGGCTTTAATTTTCCTTTCATCATCAAGCCCAGTAATGCCGGTAGCTCTTTAGGGGTGAGCGTTGTGAAAGAAGAAAAAGAATTGATTTACGCTTTAGACGGCGCGTTTGAATATTCTAAAGAGGTCTTAATAGAGCCTTTCATTCAGGGAGTGAAAGAATACAATTTAGCCGGTTGCAAGATCAAAAAGGATTTTTGTTTTTCCTATATTGAAGAGCCTAACAAACAGGAATTTTTAGATTTCAAACAAAAATATTTGGATTTTTCACGCAATAAAGCCCCTAAAGCGAATCTTTCTAACGCCCTAGAAGAACAATTGAAAGAAAATTTTAAAAAACTCTATAACGATTTGTTTGATGGCGCGCTCATCCGTTGCGATTTTTTTGTCATAGAAAATGAAGTGTATCTTAATGAGATCAACCCCATTCCTGGCAGTTTAGCCAATTATTTGTTTGATGATTTTAAAACAACGCTAGAAAATTTAGCGCAATCATTACCCAAAACCCCTAAAATCCAAATCAAAAACTCTTATTTGTTGCAAATCCAAAAGAATAAATAA